The DNA segment AATACAAGAACATCGACATAGCCGCCAGGTCGAGCGATTGTGTGCCCAGCCAGATCAGATGTGAAGCGATGCGCTGTAATTCCGCCAGAATCACACGGATCACCTGCGCCCGCGGGGGCACATCCAGTTCGACCAGTTTTTCGACCGCCAGACAGTAGGCCAGATTATTGCCGATGGTATTGAGATAATCCAGACGATCAGTCATCACCTCGGCCTGTTCGTAGCGCTTGGCTTCCATATTTTTTTCAACACCGGTATGCAAGAAACCAATATCGGGCACACAGTTGACAATCGTTTCGCCGTCAAGTTCCAGCATCAAACGCAGCACGCCGTGGGTACTGGGGTGCTGCGGCCCCATATTGAGCAGCATGGTTTCACCCGTTAGCGCTCGATCGGAGACGAGATGTTTGAGTTCGTCAAAAGTAACTTCTTGAAGTTGCACCATAGGAACCTCATTTTCGTAAATACGGAAACCGTATTACGCTTATTCCTTCACGTAGGGTTTTTTCTTGTCAATTTCTTCCGCATTGAAGCTGAACTGAACTTCTTCATATCCCAAGGGGTAGTCTTTCCTCAGCGGGTGGCCTTCCCAGTCGGCGGGCATGAGAATTCGTCTCAGATCAGAGTGCCCGTCAACTTGAATGCCAAACATATCCCAGAGTTCGCGTTCGTGCCAATTTGCATTTGGGTAGAGTTTTTCGATAGTAGGGATTTTTGGATTCTCGCCCGGCACCAAAACGCGCAATCGGAGCGTAATATTGTTTTCGATAGAGTACAGTTGATAAACTACATGGAAACGGGGATCGTTTGCGGGCCAGTAATCAACGGCCGTCAGGCTTGATAACAAATTGAAGTCGAAATCGTCGCGTAATTGGCGGCAAATTTCCACTACATCATTCGGGGAGAGAATCAGCGAAACCTCATCCCGGAACGTCAGTTCGTCTACGTCATA comes from the Chloroflexota bacterium genome and includes:
- a CDS encoding NADH-quinone oxidoreductase subunit C; the protein is MDEKLKNAIQAIRKGYDVDELTFRDEVSLILSPNDVVEICRQLRDDFDFNLLSSLTAVDYWPANDPRFHVVYQLYSIENNITLRLRVLVPGENPKIPTIEKLYPNANWHERELWDMFGIQVDGHSDLRRILMPADWEGHPLRKDYPLGYEEVQFSFNAEEIDKKKPYVKE